A single Natranaerobius thermophilus JW/NM-WN-LF DNA region contains:
- the whiA gene encoding DNA-binding protein WhiA codes for MSFAKSCKNELSRIEINRECCERAELAAFIHMNGSLTIKGDVTLHLTTENPAIARRIFRVFKSRFKKEMQILMRKKMRLQKGNSYSLILTGKNTVSLVLSNLEITKGSFDLNTGITPELVANRCCKRAYLRGAFMARGSIANPDASYHMEMTADYEEYLDDLIKVMQYFELSPGKLARKKEYVSYLKDSEQICEFLNIIGAHKTLLDYENVRVMKGMRNKINRLVNCETANLQKTVVASLRHIKNIQTIDENLGLTQLPKSLQEVAIKRVEYPEANLKELGELLEPPVGKSGVNHRLRKLEKIAEQLHQTGYYDENNGYLQ; via the coding sequence ATGTCCTTTGCTAAATCATGCAAAAATGAACTTTCAAGAATTGAAATTAATAGAGAATGCTGCGAAAGAGCTGAACTAGCTGCTTTTATTCATATGAATGGTTCTTTAACAATAAAAGGAGACGTTACCCTTCATTTAACAACAGAAAATCCAGCTATTGCTAGGCGTATATTCCGAGTTTTCAAGAGTAGATTTAAAAAAGAAATGCAGATATTAATGAGAAAAAAAATGCGTTTGCAGAAAGGTAATAGTTACTCACTTATATTAACTGGAAAGAATACAGTCAGCCTTGTCCTATCTAATTTGGAAATTACCAAGGGAAGTTTTGATTTAAATACCGGAATAACTCCAGAACTAGTAGCTAATAGATGCTGTAAGAGGGCTTATTTAAGAGGAGCTTTTATGGCACGGGGTTCTATTGCGAACCCCGATGCCAGTTATCATATGGAGATGACTGCTGATTACGAAGAGTATTTGGATGATCTCATTAAAGTAATGCAGTATTTTGAGCTATCCCCAGGTAAACTTGCAAGAAAAAAGGAGTACGTGAGTTATTTAAAGGATAGTGAGCAGATATGTGAGTTTCTGAATATTATTGGAGCTCACAAAACCCTCCTTGATTACGAAAACGTGAGGGTTATGAAAGGTATGAGAAATAAGATAAATCGTTTGGTGAACTGTGAAACAGCAAATCTTCAAAAAACTGTTGTAGCCTCTTTAAGGCATATAAAAAATATACAAACAATAGATGAAAATCTTGGATTGACACAACTTCCCAAATCTCTACAAGAAGTGGCAATTAAAAGAGTTGAATACCCAGAAGCTAATTTAAAAGAATTAGGAGAGCTTTTAGAACCTCCAGTGGGCAAATCCGGGGTTAATCATCGCCTACGGAAACTAGAAAAAATTGCTGAACAGTTGCATCAAACTGGATATTACGATGAAAATAATGGATATTTACAATAA
- a CDS encoding sugar-binding transcriptional regulator produces the protein MEKEWDLLLKLTPELTEVAEKRYKILANISYYQPVGRRILSEHMNIKERELRNEIKILKEKQLVSVENYGMILTDLGNSVLQDSREFVKNLSGIVEMEKNLQKLLGLQQVIIVPGDANKDETVKQEMGAVAAKTLWKLLSSGDVVSVAGGTTLAELAKMAPQKSKSQDITILPARGGLGERVEIQANTVAAKLADKFNGNYRMLHVPDEVGKDSLDMLLKEPKIKEIVTKIKNADILVHGIGVAEEMAERRGLSRERIERLLNQGVVGEAFGFYLDRYGRLVEKVNTVGISLYDLENIDNVMAVSGGNKKAVAILAMLETGLCDILVTDEGAAEKIQAIMNT, from the coding sequence ATGGAAAAAGAGTGGGACTTACTTCTCAAACTCACACCAGAGCTAACTGAAGTTGCAGAAAAAAGGTATAAAATTCTTGCTAATATATCTTATTATCAACCTGTCGGTCGAAGAATTCTGTCTGAACACATGAATATAAAGGAACGTGAATTAAGAAATGAAATTAAAATTTTAAAAGAAAAACAATTAGTTAGTGTAGAGAATTACGGAATGATTTTAACAGATCTAGGAAATTCTGTTTTACAAGATAGTAGGGAATTTGTTAAAAATCTTTCGGGAATAGTTGAAATGGAAAAAAACTTGCAAAAATTACTGGGCTTACAGCAGGTTATTATAGTACCGGGAGATGCTAACAAAGACGAGACTGTCAAACAAGAGATGGGAGCCGTAGCTGCCAAGACTCTTTGGAAACTATTATCATCCGGCGATGTAGTTTCCGTAGCTGGAGGCACTACTCTAGCTGAACTGGCTAAAATGGCACCTCAAAAATCTAAAAGTCAAGATATTACTATTTTACCAGCTCGTGGCGGCTTGGGTGAACGAGTAGAAATTCAGGCAAACACAGTGGCGGCTAAACTTGCAGATAAATTTAATGGTAATTACCGCATGCTCCACGTTCCTGACGAAGTAGGAAAAGATTCCTTGGATATGCTATTAAAGGAACCAAAAATCAAAGAAATCGTAACTAAAATCAAAAATGCAGACATACTTGTACATGGGATTGGAGTAGCTGAGGAAATGGCCGAAAGAAGGGGATTATCTCGTGAAAGGATTGAACGCCTCCTAAATCAGGGGGTAGTTGGTGAAGCTTTTGGCTTTTATCTTGACAGATATGGCAGATTAGTCGAAAAAGTAAATACTGTAGGAATAAGTTTATATGATTTAGAAAATATTGATAATGTAATGGCCGTTTCGGGAGGCAATAAAAAGGCAGTAGCGATTTTAGCCATGTTGGAAACTGGACTCTGTGATATTTTAGTTACAGACGAGGGTGCGGCTGAAAAAATTCAAGCTATAATGAATACTTAG
- the rpoN gene encoding RNA polymerase factor sigma-54 codes for MKLGFDLNLEQKQQLVITPELRKAIKLLQLSSIELDNYIEKELVENPMLEISSTEESESGDDNGKEDSVEKLENSQESAQSEDRFDIDWQKYFEDSSDVGKYNNLPKENYDEGKDGFETFTPSTISLTEHLYFQLSLYSDQEEHIKPLAEFLIGNLDANGYLNGTLQEIAEFLDVEEKELEKALELVQSLDPPGVGARSLKECLLLQVETDSHSPDSAYELIENFLSEIAENRLDKIAKELKLPIKEVQEIVDYIRSLTPKPASPFSEEGLPSYITPDIVIKRVEDEYEIILNDSMSPRLKINSKYRQLLKTEKGSGVAKFLNSRLDSAMWLIKSIEQRRITLYNIMQKLVEMQRPFLDNGVRYLKPLTLKEVADEIDVHESTVSRATANKYVQTPQGVYPLRFFFSSKLDNNQDDYNSSTSIKQKIKELVEEEDKKKPLSDQKIAEILQESSINISRRTVAKYRKELNLPSSSKRKRY; via the coding sequence ATGAAATTAGGCTTTGATTTGAATCTGGAGCAAAAGCAACAGTTGGTTATTACCCCGGAACTTAGAAAAGCTATCAAACTTTTGCAGTTGTCCAGTATAGAATTAGATAATTATATTGAAAAAGAATTGGTTGAAAACCCCATGTTGGAAATTTCCTCAACTGAAGAAAGTGAAAGTGGGGATGATAACGGAAAAGAAGACAGTGTGGAAAAATTAGAGAACAGTCAGGAGTCAGCACAAAGTGAAGACCGCTTTGATATTGATTGGCAAAAATATTTTGAAGATTCCAGTGATGTAGGTAAATATAATAACTTGCCTAAAGAGAATTATGACGAGGGTAAGGATGGTTTCGAAACCTTCACCCCTTCTACAATAAGCTTAACAGAACATCTTTACTTCCAATTGTCTCTTTACTCAGATCAAGAAGAACACATTAAACCACTGGCTGAATTTTTGATAGGAAATTTGGATGCCAATGGATATTTAAATGGGACTTTACAAGAAATTGCAGAATTTTTAGATGTGGAAGAAAAGGAGTTAGAAAAGGCCTTAGAATTGGTGCAAAGCCTTGATCCTCCTGGTGTAGGAGCAAGGAGCCTTAAAGAATGCTTGCTGTTACAAGTGGAAACTGATTCTCATAGCCCCGATTCTGCTTATGAACTAATTGAAAACTTTCTATCGGAAATCGCGGAAAATCGCCTTGACAAAATTGCAAAAGAGTTAAAATTACCTATTAAAGAGGTGCAAGAGATAGTTGATTATATCAGGTCTTTAACTCCTAAGCCTGCAAGTCCTTTCTCTGAAGAAGGCCTTCCCTCTTATATAACACCTGATATTGTTATTAAAAGAGTTGAAGATGAATATGAAATTATTTTAAATGATTCCATGAGTCCTCGTCTTAAAATTAATTCAAAATATAGACAATTATTAAAAACAGAAAAGGGTTCGGGAGTAGCTAAATTTCTTAATTCCAGGTTAGACTCGGCTATGTGGTTAATTAAAAGTATAGAGCAAAGGCGAATCACTCTTTATAATATTATGCAAAAACTTGTAGAAATGCAGAGGCCTTTCTTAGATAATGGAGTGAGATATCTCAAACCATTAACTCTAAAAGAAGTAGCTGACGAAATAGATGTGCATGAATCTACCGTAAGTAGAGCCACAGCAAATAAATATGTGCAAACTCCCCAGGGAGTATATCCACTAAGATTTTTCTTTTCCAGTAAACTAGATAATAATCAAGATGATTATAACTCTTCTACTAGTATTAAACAAAAGATCAAAGAGTTAGTTGAAGAAGAGGATAAGAAAAAACCTCTTAGTGATCAAAAAATTGCTGAAATTTTACAGGAATCATCTATAAATATATCAAGAAGAACTGTAGCAAAATATAGAAAAGAACTTAATTTACCTTCTTCTTCAAAGAGGAAAAGGTATTAA
- the yvcK gene encoding uridine diphosphate-N-acetylglucosamine-binding protein YvcK, whose protein sequence is MDVLRWFYPGLKVKRWILVVLLGALLSFFGIVVLLGPSKVALLGKQSFVTLGEILGAYSRYNGIIFLIIGGFTCWYGFKKTMHSVMTAAVPQEEEKLVKLLNRRRQQKMGPKIVALGGGTGLPNLLRGLKPYTQNITAVVTVSDDGGSSGKLRGEFGMVPPGDVRNCLLALADTEPLMEEIFNYRFKTEGDLEGHNVGNLIIAALNDKKGFKDALASVSRVLAVKGNVLPVTDQSLTLKARCTDGTTVVGESSISNQSKQIEQVYLDEQDVSPLSEVITALEEADAIILGPGSLYTSVIPNLLVPGIPEAIKNSQAVKIYVSNIMTQPGETDNYRASDHLRSIIQHTEYNLVDTVLINGELDVDSQTLAKYKEELQEPVQPDIENLTNMKVDTIIKNFNGRNSLIRHDSELLGEVIIKEVINKKKEVIRKKLFARRD, encoded by the coding sequence GTGGATGTATTGAGGTGGTTCTATCCCGGTCTAAAGGTTAAAAGGTGGATCTTAGTTGTACTACTGGGAGCTTTATTAAGTTTTTTTGGGATTGTAGTTTTACTGGGACCGTCTAAAGTTGCCTTACTGGGTAAACAAAGCTTTGTGACTCTAGGTGAAATATTAGGTGCTTACTCACGATATAATGGGATTATTTTTTTGATAATTGGAGGCTTTACTTGCTGGTACGGTTTTAAGAAAACTATGCATTCTGTTATGACAGCTGCAGTACCACAAGAGGAAGAAAAGTTAGTTAAACTGTTAAACAGAAGGAGACAACAAAAAATGGGCCCAAAAATTGTGGCCTTAGGAGGTGGTACAGGTTTACCTAATTTATTAAGGGGGTTGAAACCTTACACACAAAATATAACTGCTGTTGTTACAGTTTCTGATGACGGCGGAAGCTCTGGAAAGCTTAGAGGGGAATTTGGAATGGTTCCCCCCGGTGATGTCAGGAATTGCTTGTTAGCTCTAGCCGATACTGAACCACTCATGGAAGAAATCTTTAATTACAGATTTAAAACAGAGGGAGACTTGGAAGGGCATAATGTAGGGAACTTAATTATAGCCGCCTTAAATGACAAGAAAGGTTTCAAAGATGCCTTGGCGTCTGTCAGTCGCGTCTTAGCCGTTAAAGGTAATGTATTACCAGTTACTGATCAGTCTTTGACATTAAAAGCTAGATGTACTGATGGAACTACAGTAGTGGGAGAAAGCAGCATATCAAATCAGAGCAAACAGATCGAACAAGTATATCTTGATGAACAAGATGTATCTCCCCTTTCTGAAGTGATTACGGCTCTCGAAGAAGCTGATGCTATAATACTTGGTCCTGGGAGTCTTTATACAAGTGTTATACCTAACTTATTGGTTCCAGGAATCCCAGAGGCAATTAAAAATTCCCAAGCTGTGAAAATCTATGTATCCAATATAATGACCCAACCAGGGGAAACTGATAATTATCGGGCATCTGATCATTTGAGGTCGATTATACAACACACAGAATATAATTTAGTTGATACTGTCTTAATTAATGGTGAATTAGATGTAGATTCCCAAACCCTAGCAAAATATAAGGAAGAACTACAGGAACCCGTACAACCTGACATTGAAAATCTTACCAATATGAAGGTAGATACAATTATAAAAAACTTTAATGGGCGAAACTCCCTTATCAGGCATGATTCGGAATTACTTGGGGAAGTCATTATTAAAGAAGTGATCAATAAGAAAAAAGAAGTGATTCGAAAAAAATTATTTGCCAGGAGGGATTAA
- the rapZ gene encoding RNase adapter RapZ yields the protein MRNENRFHEVRFVIITGMSGAGKSIVIQSFEDLGYFCVDNLPPTFIAKFAELIRQSEGRINKIALVSDIRGGQFFESLQSALYQLNELGIEYEILFLEADTTELINRFKETRRKHPLWNQYNSIKKAIEEERKELEVIRTQSHLIINTSNMSPRQLKDKIRRQYTPEGEYESNLFVSIISFGYKHGLPLDADLVFDVRFLPNPYYVDELRPLSGNDDSVEQYVLHFDATKQFLDKMEDMIQFLLPKYLKEGRTQLIIAVGCTGGRHRSVVISNWLKDKLLKTGYQIALQHRDLDK from the coding sequence ATGAGAAATGAAAATCGATTTCATGAAGTTCGATTTGTGATAATTACCGGTATGTCGGGAGCAGGTAAATCCATAGTTATCCAGAGCTTTGAAGATCTGGGTTATTTTTGTGTGGACAACCTGCCACCAACTTTTATTGCTAAATTTGCCGAGTTGATTCGACAGTCGGAAGGACGTATAAATAAAATCGCCCTAGTCTCAGATATCAGGGGCGGTCAATTTTTTGAATCCCTTCAATCAGCCCTTTATCAATTAAATGAGTTAGGTATTGAATATGAAATTTTATTTCTAGAAGCCGATACAACGGAACTGATTAACAGATTCAAAGAAACTAGGAGGAAACATCCACTTTGGAATCAATATAATAGTATTAAGAAAGCTATTGAGGAAGAGCGTAAAGAGCTGGAAGTAATTAGAACTCAGTCTCATTTGATTATTAATACAAGTAATATGTCACCAAGGCAATTAAAAGATAAAATTCGAAGACAGTACACGCCAGAAGGAGAATATGAAAGTAATTTATTTGTAAGTATAATTAGTTTTGGCTACAAACATGGCTTACCTCTAGACGCTGACTTGGTTTTTGATGTCCGATTTCTGCCCAACCCTTATTATGTTGATGAATTAAGGCCACTCAGTGGCAATGATGATTCTGTAGAGCAATATGTGTTGCATTTTGATGCTACCAAGCAATTTTTAGACAAAATGGAAGACATGATACAATTCTTGCTTCCCAAATATCTCAAAGAAGGAAGAACCCAGTTGATAATCGCAGTAGGATGTACTGGAGGTAGACATCGTTCCGTAGTGATTAGTAATTGGTTAAAAGACAAATTGCTTAAAACTGGTTACCAAATTGCCCTTCAACACAGGGATTTGGATAAATGA
- a CDS encoding tryptophanase translates to MGNIIDEMMAAEPFRIKMVEPIKTTTKEERQRKIKEAGYNVFNLESKDVYIDLLTDSGTSAMSDNQWAGMMLGDEAYAGSKNFYNLKDAIKEVMGYDYFLPTHQGRAAENVLFQLYVEEGNYVPNNMHFDTTKAHVQDKRGRPVNLVIDEAYDAKKNVPFKGNMDIDKLDNFLKEHSDNVPIVLLTVTCNSGGGQPVSMENIKEVSEICKKYNKPFYLDACRFAENAYFIKLREPGYADKSIPEITREMFSYADGCTMSSKKDALVNIGGFLAMEDEKLLDKAKVLGVLYEGFPTYGGMAGRDMEAMARGLLEVVEEEYLQYRINQVNYLGEKLKEKKVPILEPVGGHAVYLDAGRFLPNIPKDQFPGQALTVALYEEGGIRGVEIGTVLSGRDPETGDHDYPELELVRLTIPRRVYTYRHMDVVAEAAKIIHDKRDEIGGYKFTYEPEILRHFTARFAPVK, encoded by the coding sequence ATGGGTAATATTATTGATGAAATGATGGCGGCTGAACCGTTTAGGATTAAAATGGTTGAGCCGATTAAGACAACTACCAAGGAAGAACGCCAGAGAAAAATTAAAGAAGCGGGTTATAATGTTTTTAATTTGGAATCTAAGGATGTTTATATCGATTTATTAACAGATAGTGGAACAAGTGCCATGAGTGATAATCAATGGGCTGGTATGATGTTAGGAGATGAGGCATATGCTGGTAGTAAAAACTTCTATAATCTCAAGGATGCCATCAAAGAAGTGATGGGTTATGACTACTTTTTACCTACACATCAAGGGAGAGCCGCAGAAAATGTACTTTTTCAATTATACGTGGAAGAAGGAAATTATGTACCTAATAATATGCATTTTGATACCACAAAGGCACATGTTCAAGATAAACGTGGGCGACCTGTCAATTTAGTTATAGATGAAGCTTATGATGCCAAGAAAAATGTGCCATTTAAAGGAAATATGGATATTGATAAACTAGATAATTTCTTAAAAGAGCACAGTGATAACGTTCCCATTGTATTATTGACAGTAACGTGTAATAGCGGTGGTGGTCAACCCGTTTCTATGGAAAATATCAAAGAAGTGTCAGAAATTTGTAAGAAATATAATAAACCTTTCTATTTAGATGCTTGTCGCTTCGCAGAAAATGCTTATTTTATTAAACTAAGAGAGCCAGGCTATGCCGATAAATCCATTCCAGAGATAACCCGGGAGATGTTCTCTTATGCAGATGGTTGCACCATGAGTTCCAAAAAAGATGCTTTAGTTAATATTGGTGGTTTTTTAGCAATGGAAGATGAGAAACTACTTGATAAAGCAAAAGTTTTAGGAGTACTATATGAAGGGTTCCCTACTTACGGGGGTATGGCTGGCAGAGATATGGAAGCCATGGCCCGTGGATTACTTGAAGTTGTGGAAGAAGAATATTTACAATACAGAATAAACCAGGTTAATTATTTAGGTGAAAAGTTGAAGGAAAAGAAAGTACCTATATTGGAACCCGTTGGTGGACACGCTGTATATCTAGATGCTGGTCGTTTCTTACCAAATATTCCAAAAGACCAATTTCCTGGTCAAGCTTTAACAGTAGCACTTTACGAAGAGGGCGGTATTAGAGGTGTTGAAATAGGAACTGTCTTAAGTGGAAGAGATCCTGAAACCGGAGACCATGATTATCCCGAATTAGAACTGGTTCGTTTAACTATACCCAGAAGAGTATATACTTATCGACATATGGATGTTGTGGCAGAGGCTGCTAAAATAATTCATGATAAGCGAGATGAAATTGGTGGCTATAAATTTACTTATGAACCTGAGATCTTAAGGCATTTTACTGCCAGATTTGCTCCTGTAAAATAA